In Halarcobacter mediterraneus, the following proteins share a genomic window:
- the cbiB gene encoding adenosylcobinamide-phosphate synthase CbiB — translation MYLELLFFAYLIDFIFGEFHLIKTLYHPIILFGNYIKWFEKKFYKDCIFRGFLLTISLLTLVFLVTFLLSKIDNIYFQALLCSFTISSKMLYDSVKEVISSDNPKHAISMLVSRDTKEMSESDINKAAIETYAENLSDGVIAPMFYMIFFGIVGAFIYKAINTLDSMVGYRNEKYENFGKFAAKLDDVVNFIPARITALLIALLFFSKKTFKEFYSYGKKHESPNAGHPISAMALVLNVSLGGPTSYFGKIKEKPYFGDGKKNIEKEDVKKALDFKLRFDIFVLIVLSFFLMFSK, via the coding sequence ATGTATTTAGAGCTTCTATTTTTTGCATATCTTATTGATTTTATCTTTGGAGAGTTTCATCTAATCAAAACTCTTTATCACCCTATTATTCTTTTTGGAAACTACATAAAATGGTTTGAAAAGAAGTTTTATAAAGACTGTATCTTTAGAGGTTTTTTATTAACTATATCCTTACTAACTCTTGTTTTTTTAGTTACTTTTTTATTAAGCAAAATTGATAATATATATTTTCAAGCCCTACTTTGCTCTTTTACTATCTCTTCTAAAATGCTTTATGATAGTGTAAAAGAAGTAATATCCTCAGACAATCCTAAACATGCCATTTCTATGCTTGTAAGTCGAGATACAAAGGAAATGAGTGAAAGTGATATAAATAAGGCTGCTATTGAGACTTATGCGGAAAACTTAAGTGATGGAGTTATTGCTCCAATGTTTTATATGATTTTTTTTGGTATTGTGGGAGCTTTTATTTATAAAGCAATTAATACCTTAGACTCTATGGTTGGATATAGAAATGAAAAATATGAAAACTTTGGTAAGTTTGCAGCTAAACTTGATGATGTAGTAAATTTTATTCCAGCTAGAATAACTGCACTTTTAATAGCCCTACTTTTCTTTTCAAAAAAAACTTTTAAAGAGTTTTATTCTTATGGAAAAAAACATGAAAGTCCAAATGCTGGACATCCAATCTCAGCAATGGCACTAGTTTTAAATGTCTCTTTAGGAGGCCCTACGTCATACTTTGGGAAAATAAAAGAAAAGCCCTACTTTGGAGATGGTAAAAAAAATATAGAAAAAGAAGATGTAAAAAAAGCACTAGATTTCAAACTAAGATTTGATATCTTTGTTTTAATAGTTTTAAGCTTTTTTCTTATGTTTTCTAAATAA
- a CDS encoding aminotransferase class I/II-fold pyridoxal phosphate-dependent enzyme: MKKFEHGGDTKSFAKKAECEEKEVIDLSSNINFLKPKLDIDFNTLNISSYPNYDKLYKAISNHYKVMKSQIELYNGGSSAIFKLFENLNIKHCTIYSPAYLEYKKAAQNFGYKIDLINRFKDINKEVKKGSFVIFVNPSTPDAKCYDIKKLLNYWIKKECIILIDESFLEFTDFESATKYLKEYNKLYILKSMTKFYSSAGIRVGTIISSKENIKKLKEKEPMWKISTFDMNYLIEVLKYKSFYKKAKKKNRENLELLYSTVKKHSFIKMIQHQSEANYILVKLQGIKVKELQEKLIPYKIMIRDCSNFDFLEKYHIRIAVKSKKSIKLLDKAFKEIDKCI, from the coding sequence ATGAAAAAGTTTGAACATGGTGGAGATACAAAAAGTTTTGCAAAAAAAGCAGAATGTGAAGAAAAAGAAGTAATTGATTTATCTTCAAATATAAACTTTTTAAAACCAAAACTTGACATTGATTTTAATACATTAAATATATCTTCTTACCCAAATTATGACAAGCTGTATAAAGCTATTTCAAACCACTATAAGGTAATGAAGTCACAAATTGAACTATACAACGGTGGTAGTTCTGCTATCTTTAAACTCTTTGAAAATCTGAACATAAAACATTGTACTATTTATTCCCCTGCATACCTAGAATACAAGAAAGCAGCTCAAAACTTTGGCTATAAGATTGATTTAATCAATAGATTTAAAGATATCAATAAAGAGGTTAAAAAGGGCTCATTTGTAATATTTGTAAATCCTTCAACACCCGATGCAAAATGTTATGATATAAAGAAACTATTAAATTATTGGATAAAAAAAGAATGTATAATTTTAATAGATGAAAGCTTTTTAGAGTTTACTGATTTTGAATCTGCAACAAAATATTTAAAAGAGTATAACAAACTTTATATTCTAAAATCTATGACAAAGTTTTATTCATCTGCTGGAATTAGAGTTGGCACTATTATCTCATCAAAAGAAAATATCAAAAAACTAAAAGAGAAAGAGCCTATGTGGAAGATTTCTACTTTTGATATGAATTATTTAATAGAAGTTTTAAAATACAAAAGCTTCTACAAAAAAGCGAAAAAGAAAAACAGAGAAAATCTAGAGTTATTGTATTCTACAGTTAAGAAACACTCTTTTATCAAAATGATACAACACCAAAGTGAAGCAAACTACATTTTAGTAAAACTACAAGGTATAAAAGTAAAAGAGTTACAAGAAAAACTAATACCATATAAAATCATGATAAGAGATTGTTCCAACTTTGATTTTTTAGAGAAGTATCATATAAGAATTGCGGTAAAGAGTAAAAAGAGTATTAAACTTTTAGATAAAGCTTTTAAAGAAATTGATAAATGTATTTAG
- a CDS encoding metallophosphoesterase family protein — protein sequence MQIAIISNIKSNIYALQEVIKDIRNRNIEVVLNLGDMFYGPIEPRATYELIRENKFINICGNQDREILESSLVQLEENPTLRYAYEDLGDEVLYWIQDLQFEKIIGGTYYMIHGTYFDDSQYLLEDISEGSIKLRSDEDIIKLTDNIEAPFIFCGHSHLPRIHKLSSGQIVINPGSVGLQAYEDELPTKHKMENHTPDAAYSILTVEENQYSVEQVRVAYDFEKAAKKAEENGREDWAHALRTGKVLD from the coding sequence ATGCAAATAGCTATTATTTCAAATATTAAATCAAATATATATGCACTACAAGAAGTAATAAAAGATATTAGGAATAGAAATATTGAAGTTGTTTTAAACCTTGGAGATATGTTTTATGGACCAATTGAACCAAGGGCTACATATGAATTAATAAGAGAGAATAAATTCATAAATATCTGTGGAAATCAAGATAGAGAAATCCTTGAATCTTCTTTAGTTCAACTTGAAGAAAACCCTACTTTAAGATATGCTTATGAAGATTTAGGGGATGAAGTTTTATACTGGATTCAAGATTTGCAATTTGAAAAAATTATTGGTGGAACATATTATATGATTCATGGAACATATTTTGATGATAGCCAGTATTTATTGGAAGATATTTCAGAAGGTTCTATAAAGTTAAGAAGTGATGAGGATATTATCAAACTAACAGATAATATTGAAGCCCCATTTATTTTTTGTGGACATTCACATTTGCCAAGAATTCATAAACTAAGTTCTGGACAGATAGTTATAAATCCAGGTTCTGTTGGACTTCAAGCCTATGAAGATGAACTTCCAACTAAACACAAGATGGAAAACCATACCCCTGATGCAGCCTATTCTATTTTAACAGTAGAAGAAAATCAATATAGTGTTGAGCAAGTAAGAGTTGCCTATGACTTTGAAAAAGCAGCAAAAAAAGCAGAAGAGAATGGAAGAGAAGATTGGGCACATGCCCTTAGAACGGGAAAGGTTTTAGACTAA